From the Oscillospiraceae bacterium genome, one window contains:
- the ileS gene encoding isoleucine--tRNA ligase: MDYNVTVNLPKTDFPMRAGLPQREPKMLADWGDVYGQLMARNANAPNGKYIMHDGPPFSNGDIHAGHALNKILKDFIVRYRNMTGFQAPNTPGWDNHGLPIESAIIKKQKLNAETLSPVAFREACHAFAQDYVNRQRDSFIRLGALGDWDNPYLTMAPAFEAREVEVFGAMAEKGCLYKALKPVYWCVKDRTALAEAEIEYQEEDCESVYVKFAVKDGKGIINDAYFVIWTTTAWTLPGNMAVCLHPRADYVLVEAGDEKYILAEALVEAVSKIANWDCYTVSQHFKGNELEHIVLQHPFLDRDSLVIMGEHVTTESGTGCVHTAPGHGVDDFNVCQSYGLETIVPVTDKGIMTQEAGPFAGQYYTKAAKNIIQALRDDGTLLVSDVIRHTYPHCWRCGDPIIFRATEQWFVSIDAIRDAACGAVDAVAWLPAWGKERMNAMIVERNDWCISRQRNWGLPIPAFLCNDCPGYLVTPESIAKISDIFKRESSNAWFARDVAELLPEKAVCPLCGGNNLRKETDTLDGWFDSGCTHAHVLEAFPHMRRPADLYIEGNDQFRGWFQSSLLTSIAAYGNAPYKTVVTCGMVVDGDGKKMSKSLGNGIDPIDVCNEFGADVLRLWFASCDYHNDVRFSKDLIKQTAENYKKIRNTARFILGVLSDFEPNTMAVQLEEMLPLDKYILSRLNKLIEKVLLGYESFDFHAVSYALHNFCVTEMSNFYLDVQKDTLYCGAKAELPRRSAQTALHIILGALVRLMAPILCFTSEEIWQAMPHSKDDAEMALFAGMPQASPLSSLGSEMANAFEVLLAKRDEVNKALEEARAAGGIGKSLEASVSVAEGAEILTILRKWQDLLPNLFIVSNVTLSEGEPIITVKPAEGEKCTRCWIQSASVGRNAAHPELCARCAEVVSTL, encoded by the coding sequence ATGGACTATAATGTAACTGTAAATTTACCTAAAACCGACTTCCCGATGCGAGCCGGTTTGCCGCAGCGTGAGCCTAAGATGTTGGCCGATTGGGGCGATGTCTACGGACAATTGATGGCACGCAATGCCAATGCACCCAACGGAAAATATATCATGCACGACGGCCCGCCGTTCTCCAACGGCGACATCCATGCCGGGCACGCGCTGAATAAAATCCTCAAAGATTTTATTGTACGTTACCGCAATATGACAGGCTTTCAGGCACCCAATACGCCGGGTTGGGACAACCACGGTCTGCCGATCGAAAGTGCCATCATCAAAAAGCAAAAACTCAACGCCGAGACACTCTCTCCGGTGGCGTTTCGCGAGGCTTGTCATGCTTTTGCGCAGGACTATGTCAACCGTCAACGTGACAGTTTTATCCGTCTCGGTGCACTCGGCGACTGGGATAATCCCTATTTGACCATGGCACCTGCCTTTGAGGCGCGCGAGGTTGAAGTCTTCGGCGCAATGGCAGAAAAGGGTTGTTTGTACAAGGCATTGAAGCCGGTGTATTGGTGTGTGAAGGACCGCACGGCACTGGCTGAGGCTGAAATTGAATATCAAGAAGAGGACTGTGAGTCGGTTTATGTTAAATTTGCCGTCAAAGACGGCAAAGGGATTATTAACGACGCATACTTTGTCATTTGGACGACAACGGCATGGACGCTGCCGGGCAATATGGCGGTCTGCTTGCATCCGCGCGCCGATTATGTGTTGGTAGAGGCCGGCGACGAGAAATATATTTTGGCCGAGGCGTTGGTCGAAGCTGTTTCTAAGATTGCCAATTGGGATTGCTATACTGTGTCACAGCATTTTAAGGGCAACGAGTTGGAACATATTGTCTTGCAGCATCCGTTTTTAGATCGCGACAGCTTGGTCATCATGGGCGAGCACGTTACCACGGAGAGTGGTACGGGCTGCGTACACACGGCGCCGGGGCACGGTGTCGATGACTTTAATGTCTGTCAGAGCTATGGTCTTGAAACCATTGTGCCTGTTACCGACAAAGGTATTATGACTCAAGAGGCCGGGCCGTTTGCGGGGCAGTATTACACCAAGGCGGCGAAGAATATCATCCAAGCCTTGCGTGACGACGGCACATTGCTCGTCAGCGATGTTATCCGCCACACCTATCCGCACTGCTGGCGGTGCGGCGATCCGATTATTTTCCGCGCCACCGAGCAGTGGTTTGTCAGCATTGACGCCATTCGTGACGCGGCGTGTGGGGCTGTTGACGCTGTAGCGTGGCTGCCGGCGTGGGGCAAAGAGCGCATGAATGCCATGATTGTCGAGCGCAACGACTGGTGCATTTCGCGCCAACGTAACTGGGGTTTGCCGATTCCTGCATTTTTATGTAACGACTGTCCCGGCTATTTGGTCACGCCGGAAAGCATCGCCAAAATAAGCGATATTTTTAAGCGAGAGAGCAGCAATGCTTGGTTTGCCCGCGATGTCGCCGAGCTGTTGCCCGAAAAGGCAGTTTGTCCACTGTGCGGCGGCAACAATTTGCGCAAAGAGACCGATACGCTGGACGGTTGGTTTGACTCGGGCTGTACGCATGCTCATGTGTTAGAGGCGTTTCCGCATATGCGGCGCCCCGCTGATTTATACATTGAGGGCAATGACCAGTTCCGCGGCTGGTTCCAAAGTTCGCTCTTGACCTCAATTGCGGCGTACGGTAACGCGCCTTACAAAACAGTTGTTACTTGCGGCATGGTTGTTGACGGCGACGGCAAAAAGATGAGCAAAAGCTTGGGCAACGGCATTGATCCGATTGACGTTTGCAATGAGTTCGGTGCCGATGTGCTGCGACTATGGTTTGCGTCTTGTGATTATCACAACGATGTGCGCTTTTCTAAAGATTTGATCAAGCAGACGGCAGAGAATTACAAGAAGATCCGCAACACGGCGCGTTTTATTTTAGGCGTATTGAGCGATTTTGAGCCGAATACGATGGCTGTGCAATTAGAGGAGATGTTACCGCTTGACAAATACATTCTCTCACGCTTGAACAAACTGATTGAGAAAGTGCTGTTAGGTTACGAAAGTTTTGATTTCCATGCCGTTTCGTATGCTTTGCACAACTTTTGCGTAACTGAGATGTCGAACTTCTATCTTGATGTGCAAAAAGATACCCTCTATTGCGGCGCAAAGGCCGAATTGCCCCGCCGCAGTGCGCAAACAGCGTTGCATATTATCTTAGGTGCGCTTGTACGGTTGATGGCACCGATTTTGTGCTTTACATCGGAAGAAATTTGGCAGGCTATGCCGCATAGCAAAGACGATGCCGAGATGGCATTGTTTGCCGGTATGCCACAAGCCAGTCCGCTGTCGAGCTTGGGTAGCGAAATGGCAAACGCTTTTGAAGTGCTGCTTGCCAAACGCGATGAGGTCAATAAGGCACTCGAAGAAGCGCGCGCAGCAGGCGGAATCGGCAAATCGTTAGAGGCTTCTGTTTCCGTTGCTGAAGGTGCCGAAATTTTGACAATTCTTCGAAAATGGCAGGATTTATTGCCGAATTTATTCATTGTTTCGAACGTTACACTTTCTGAGGGTGAACCTATTATCACTGTCAAGCCTGCGGAAGGCGAAAAATGCACGCGTTGCTGGATACAGAGCGCATCAGTCGGTCGCAACGCCGCGCATCCCGAGCTCTGCGCTCGTTGTGCTGAGGTTGTCAGCACGTTATGA
- the lspA gene encoding signal peptidase II, with translation MSKKLTLHGLQLLVFAALLAVDQYTKWLVLAAERRGAAMPFWSLGGVLDIIVTRNHGAAFGMLQGGGIFFLIIAIIAAAVIGFILGKGYVKNPWGVWGMILIAAGALGNAVDRILHGYVVDMVRLLFINFAIFNAADVFISAGAGMMFIYLFFYYEKERGKKT, from the coding sequence ATGAGCAAAAAGCTGACGTTGCACGGCTTGCAGTTGCTGGTGTTTGCTGCGTTGCTTGCTGTTGACCAGTACACCAAATGGCTGGTGCTTGCCGCTGAGCGGCGCGGGGCGGCGATGCCCTTTTGGTCGCTTGGTGGTGTACTTGATATTATTGTCACACGCAATCACGGCGCGGCATTTGGTATGTTGCAAGGCGGCGGTATTTTCTTTCTCATTATTGCAATCATTGCCGCGGCCGTCATTGGCTTTATTCTTGGCAAAGGCTACGTCAAAAATCCGTGGGGCGTATGGGGCATGATCTTGATTGCCGCGGGCGCGCTGGGCAACGCTGTTGACCGCATTCTGCACGGCTATGTTGTCGATATGGTACGTCTGCTGTTTATCAACTTTGCCATCTTCAATGCCGCTGATGTTTTTATTTCGGCCGGCGCAGGCATGATGTTTATTTATCTGTTCTTCTACTATGAAAAAGAGCGCGGCAAAAAGACTTGA
- a CDS encoding RluA family pseudouridine synthase: protein MKKSAAKRLDVQEADVGLRLDVFLAQALATSRSAAARLIDGGDVVNLRGHACKAAQKVELGGQYDITLPAPTPATAVAQDITLDIVYEDDSLLVINKPRGMVVHPAPGHPDGTLVNALLHHCGESLTGVGGVVRPGIVHRLDKDTSGLMLVAKTQAAHEALSAALKARQVTRIYHALVVGNLKNDCGTIDAPLGRHPVKRKQQAVVLSGRAAVTHYCVIMRYPKHTLVQCQLETGRTHQIRVHMAHIGHPIVGDPLYGSGKLGKDSQILHAAELRFAHPVNGEAMGFKAELPEYFQKALRGL, encoded by the coding sequence ATGAAAAAGAGCGCGGCAAAAAGACTTGATGTACAAGAAGCCGACGTCGGGCTTCGGCTCGACGTCTTTTTGGCGCAGGCATTGGCAACCAGCCGCAGCGCGGCGGCGCGGCTGATCGACGGCGGCGATGTTGTCAACTTGCGCGGCCACGCTTGTAAGGCGGCGCAAAAAGTCGAGCTTGGCGGACAATATGACATTACATTGCCTGCGCCGACGCCGGCAACAGCTGTGGCGCAAGATATTACATTAGATATTGTCTACGAGGACGATAGCTTGCTTGTCATCAACAAGCCTCGAGGCATGGTGGTGCACCCCGCTCCCGGCCATCCTGACGGCACATTGGTCAACGCTTTGCTGCACCATTGCGGCGAGAGTTTAACGGGTGTTGGCGGTGTGGTGCGGCCGGGCATTGTGCATCGATTGGATAAGGATACATCGGGACTGATGTTGGTTGCCAAGACACAGGCAGCCCACGAGGCGTTGTCGGCGGCATTGAAGGCGCGGCAAGTCACGCGCATTTATCACGCACTTGTTGTTGGCAATCTTAAAAACGATTGCGGCACAATTGACGCGCCTTTAGGGCGGCATCCCGTCAAGCGCAAGCAGCAAGCTGTTGTATTGAGCGGGCGGGCGGCTGTTACGCATTATTGCGTCATCATGCGCTATCCCAAGCATACACTGGTGCAGTGCCAACTTGAAACAGGGCGTACACACCAAATCCGCGTACATATGGCACATATTGGCCACCCCATCGTGGGCGATCCGCTGTATGGTTCTGGAAAATTGGGCAAAGACAGCCAAATACTGCATGCTGCCGAGCTGCGATTTGCACACCCCGTCAACGGCGAGGCGATGGGGTTTAAGGCAGAGTTGCCCGAATATTTCCAAAAGGCATTGCGCGGACTTTAA
- a CDS encoding transglycosylase domain-containing protein: MAKKESRKDVLGAFKKTLAWVGRIVGSLLLIILTTSAILAVIGAVYIDRHLGEQVLGFNLREYQLDMSSTIYHRDASGQWVELEQLAGIEHRVWARYEEFPRHLVQAAIAIEDQRFLEHNGVDWRRTVGGFLTMMTGGSQFGGSTITQQVIKNLTENDEVTVTRKLNEIMLAIEVERSHSKADIMELYLNTIYLSQGNYGIRTAAYFYFGIEDLQELTIAQSAALVGITNMPAFFCPIRNPENNRARQETILYTMRNQGFITQQEYEEAWDEELEFQTNRGLRAGGGERPVHATYVDQVIVDVSRALAEERGIPINEARQLIFTAGFNIHISMDMDVQRTLEEIFQDDASFPNVRSLDIPQAAMTIIEPGTGRILGMAGGRGEREGRMILNRAVSRRSPGSAIKPMSIFAPALEFHGMNPYSPMLDAPLRLNARGQMWPQNSTSLPGRRGQMLGNMTMTDAFAFSINTPTVRTLHDIIGLNEAFEFMTSDTAGLGFNLVSEDGGFTDIGYSPLALGGFTRGVTTVEMAASAATFVNRGIFNEPRTFEYVVNSRGEIILDNRANVGRAVVSESTAWYINYMMVDAVRRGTAPAARNGAGGENLANIPVGGKTGTTDNNFDRYFVGYTPYFVGAVWFGFDEPQEIRLDFTHNPSVHLWRNVMGRLHAGRSRSFGNLVSETQEFFELPTEQVAICLDSGKLAGAACREDPRGGRVQTVTLVASAVPEDTCEVHQSIHVCRQTGNRATASCSSTRRIGVLALSRQFPMRNVNLVDEAFVLHSAREALRPGYHYANGRGAFNNQCPGCRAAPPPAPDPTPTPDAPAATPTPPAAPSPTPPPAAPSPTPPPEPPSPTPPPEPSPPPPPDDDE; encoded by the coding sequence ATGGCAAAAAAAGAATCACGAAAAGACGTCTTGGGCGCTTTTAAGAAAACATTGGCGTGGGTCGGGCGCATTGTCGGCTCACTGCTGTTGATTATACTCACCACCAGCGCGATTTTGGCAGTGATCGGTGCTGTCTATATTGACCGGCATCTCGGCGAACAAGTGCTGGGTTTTAATTTGCGCGAATATCAGCTCGATATGTCCAGCACCATCTATCACCGTGATGCCAGTGGACAATGGGTAGAACTAGAGCAACTTGCCGGCATTGAGCACCGTGTTTGGGCGCGGTATGAAGAGTTTCCCCGGCATCTCGTACAGGCCGCGATTGCTATTGAAGATCAGCGTTTCCTTGAACATAACGGCGTAGACTGGCGGCGCACAGTCGGCGGCTTTTTAACCATGATGACGGGCGGTTCGCAATTCGGCGGCTCGACCATTACGCAGCAGGTCATCAAAAATCTGACTGAAAACGACGAAGTGACCGTCACGCGCAAACTCAATGAAATTATGTTGGCAATTGAAGTTGAACGCAGCCATTCCAAGGCTGACATCATGGAGTTGTATCTCAACACCATTTATCTCAGCCAGGGCAATTACGGCATCCGTACGGCAGCGTATTTCTACTTTGGTATTGAGGATTTGCAGGAATTGACCATTGCACAATCGGCAGCTCTCGTCGGCATTACCAATATGCCTGCGTTTTTCTGTCCTATTCGCAACCCCGAGAATAACCGCGCACGGCAGGAAACCATCCTGTATACTATGCGTAACCAAGGCTTTATCACACAGCAAGAATACGAAGAAGCTTGGGACGAAGAGTTAGAATTTCAAACCAATCGCGGGCTGCGGGCCGGCGGCGGTGAACGGCCTGTTCACGCCACTTATGTTGACCAAGTCATTGTTGATGTCAGCCGCGCTTTGGCAGAAGAACGCGGTATTCCCATCAATGAGGCGCGGCAGCTGATTTTTACAGCCGGATTTAATATTCATATCAGCATGGATATGGATGTACAGCGTACGTTGGAAGAAATCTTCCAAGACGACGCCAGCTTCCCAAACGTGCGTAGTTTGGACATTCCGCAAGCTGCCATGACGATTATCGAGCCAGGCACCGGGCGTATTCTCGGCATGGCGGGCGGGCGCGGCGAACGCGAAGGGCGTATGATTTTGAACCGTGCTGTATCCCGGCGGTCGCCGGGCTCGGCCATTAAACCGATGTCGATATTCGCACCGGCGTTGGAATTCCATGGCATGAATCCCTACTCTCCCATGCTCGATGCTCCCTTGCGACTCAACGCACGCGGACAAATGTGGCCACAAAACTCGACATCGCTGCCCGGTCGCCGCGGACAAATGCTCGGCAACATGACAATGACCGATGCTTTTGCTTTTTCAATCAATACGCCGACGGTGCGAACTTTACATGATATTATCGGCTTGAACGAAGCCTTTGAATTTATGACATCAGACACTGCCGGTTTGGGCTTCAATCTCGTTTCGGAAGATGGCGGTTTTACCGATATCGGATACAGCCCGTTGGCGTTGGGCGGCTTTACGCGCGGCGTGACAACGGTTGAAATGGCGGCATCGGCGGCTACGTTTGTCAACCGCGGCATCTTCAACGAACCGCGTACCTTTGAGTATGTCGTAAACAGCCGCGGCGAAATCATCCTTGACAATCGTGCCAATGTCGGCCGTGCGGTAGTTTCTGAGTCTACGGCATGGTATATCAATTATATGATGGTCGACGCGGTGCGGCGCGGCACAGCACCGGCTGCACGAAACGGCGCAGGGGGCGAAAACCTTGCCAACATCCCTGTCGGCGGTAAAACGGGTACAACTGATAACAATTTCGACCGTTATTTTGTCGGATACACACCCTATTTTGTCGGCGCAGTGTGGTTCGGCTTCGATGAGCCGCAGGAAATCCGGCTTGATTTTACACACAATCCCAGCGTCCACCTCTGGCGTAATGTTATGGGGCGGTTGCACGCGGGGCGGTCACGCAGTTTTGGCAATTTGGTCTCAGAAACGCAAGAGTTTTTTGAACTGCCGACAGAGCAGGTTGCCATCTGTTTAGATTCGGGCAAGCTTGCCGGTGCCGCTTGTCGTGAAGACCCGCGCGGTGGTCGTGTACAAACCGTCACACTGGTGGCAAGCGCCGTGCCGGAAGACACTTGTGAGGTGCATCAATCTATACACGTTTGCCGACAAACAGGCAATCGCGCTACGGCCTCTTGCAGCAGCACGCGACGAATCGGCGTACTGGCATTAAGCCGGCAATTCCCCATGCGAAACGTAAATTTGGTTGATGAGGCATTTGTGCTGCATTCAGCACGGGAAGCGTTGCGACCCGGTTACCATTATGCTAATGGGCGCGGGGCATTCAACAACCAGTGTCCAGGTTGCAGAGCCGCGCCGCCGCCTGCGCCTGACCCCACACCCACCCCTGATGCGCCGGCAGCGACACCAACGCCGCCCGCTGCACCATCACCAACGCCACCGCCTGCCGCACCGTCACCAACACCGCCGCCCGAACCACCGTCTCCGACACCGCCGCCCGAACCTTCACCACCTCCTCCGCCGGATGACGATGAATAA